The Brevibacillus brevis genome contains a region encoding:
- a CDS encoding 4-hydroxy-3-methylbut-2-enyl diphosphate reductase — MEVIKISPRGYCYGVVDAMVLALRTAQNFDLPRPIHILGMIVHNAHVVEAFEKQGIKTLDGEDRLALLDQIHEGTVIFTAHGVSPEVRKKARDKGLTVVDATCPDVTKTHDLIREKVADGYHVLYIGKKGHPEPEGAMGIAPDHVHLVQKLEELDALDLPTNKLIVTNQTTMSQWDVKHLMDAILQRFPGVEVHNEICLATQVRQEAVAEQVGEADLCIVVGDPRSNNSNRLAQVSEEIANVPSYRIADLSELDIEWLRGKKNVAVTSGASTPTPLTKEVITFLEQFDEFNPATWEKKRTVNMAKILPTVK, encoded by the coding sequence ATGGAAGTCATCAAGATTTCACCCCGTGGATATTGTTACGGTGTAGTAGATGCCATGGTCTTGGCACTGCGAACAGCGCAAAACTTTGACTTGCCCCGCCCGATTCATATCTTGGGCATGATCGTACACAATGCTCACGTCGTCGAGGCGTTTGAAAAACAAGGGATAAAAACATTGGATGGGGAGGATCGACTCGCTCTCTTGGATCAGATTCATGAGGGAACGGTAATCTTCACTGCCCATGGCGTATCTCCTGAGGTACGCAAGAAAGCACGCGATAAAGGCCTGACCGTCGTCGACGCGACTTGCCCGGATGTAACGAAGACACATGATTTGATCCGTGAAAAAGTAGCAGATGGCTATCATGTGCTCTACATCGGGAAAAAAGGACATCCAGAGCCAGAGGGGGCTATGGGGATCGCGCCGGATCACGTGCATCTTGTTCAAAAGCTGGAAGAGCTGGACGCGCTCGATCTACCAACAAACAAGCTGATCGTCACGAATCAGACGACAATGAGCCAATGGGACGTCAAACATCTGATGGACGCCATTCTTCAGCGTTTTCCTGGCGTGGAAGTTCATAATGAAATTTGTCTCGCTACGCAGGTTCGTCAGGAAGCTGTAGCGGAGCAAGTAGGAGAAGCAGATTTGTGCATCGTCGTAGGCGATCCGCGCAGCAACAACTCCAATCGTTTGGCACAGGTCTCGGAAGAAATCGCGAATGTCCCGTCTTATCGAATCGCTGATTTGTCTGAGCTGGATATTGAATGGCTGCGTGGAAAGAAAAATGTTGCGGTTACTTCTGGCGCTTCGACGCCGACTCCATTGACGAAGGAAGTCATCACCTTCTTGGAGCAGTTCGATGAGTTCAACCCGGCTACATGGGAAAAGAAGCGGACGGTCAACATGGCGAAAATATTGCCAACGGTAAAATAA
- a CDS encoding spore coat protein — protein MPNQNQIANPQSGQLPQVKGPQMNDRDYLNDCLATCKYLTDNFNVAVREASHQQLYDDMLQILNETHQSARDAFNLMFQKGWYKLEAAQQQQLQQAYQQYSGYSTQFPYH, from the coding sequence ATGCCAAACCAAAACCAGATCGCCAATCCGCAATCCGGTCAGCTGCCACAAGTAAAAGGTCCGCAAATGAACGATCGTGACTACCTCAACGACTGTCTGGCTACCTGCAAATACTTGACAGATAACTTTAACGTCGCCGTTCGTGAAGCCAGCCATCAGCAGCTTTATGATGACATGCTGCAAATTTTGAATGAAACCCATCAGTCAGCACGCGATGCTTTCAATCTCATGTTCCAAAAGGGATGGTACAAGCTGGAAGCTGCCCAGCAGCAACAACTGCAACAAGCTTATCAGCAGTATAGCGGGTACTCCACGCAGTTCCCCTACCACTGA
- a CDS encoding DUF47 domain-containing protein yields the protein MLFTKSDALLDDLYEIAKNVHQTAIYFNEYKITSLETVKTFSTEMKEYETKGDKLIHEIIVQINKTFITAIEREDVLDLAVKLDDVLDGLEFCASRLYMYDIIEADETMVRFGQLIEDATKQILLAIELLQKQKLADMKEYIIRINDLESEGDELVRGSIRQLFKTSSDPIHIMQLKEVYEVLEDVMDHCEDVADAMESVIMGNS from the coding sequence ATGCTTTTTACCAAATCGGACGCACTCTTGGATGATTTGTATGAGATTGCGAAAAATGTACATCAAACAGCGATCTATTTTAATGAATACAAGATTACTTCATTAGAGACTGTCAAAACCTTTTCTACAGAGATGAAGGAGTACGAAACAAAAGGCGACAAGCTTATCCATGAAATCATCGTGCAAATCAACAAAACATTTATTACCGCCATCGAGCGTGAGGACGTCCTGGACCTTGCCGTCAAGCTGGATGATGTGCTGGATGGATTGGAGTTTTGCGCTTCGAGGCTCTATATGTACGACATCATAGAAGCAGATGAAACGATGGTGAGATTCGGTCAACTCATCGAAGACGCTACCAAGCAAATTCTTCTCGCCATCGAACTACTCCAAAAGCAAAAGCTGGCCGATATGAAGGAGTACATCATCCGCATTAACGATTTGGAAAGCGAAGGGGATGAATTGGTGAGGGGGAGCATCAGGCAATTGTTCAAGACCTCAAGCGATCCGATTCACATCATGCAGCTCAAAGAGGTTTACGAAGTGCTGGAAGATGTCATGGATCATTGCGAGGATGTCGCCGATGCGATGGAATCCGTGATCATGGGCAACTCTTAA
- a CDS encoding ferritin-like domain-containing protein: MPSILSSKPFTQAPIPEPPKVISTKDLSYLKDALSWELIAFKKLHAFAQQATDPQVKQCLEQQGQMHQRHYQKLLSHLQNNNTAVMATLPQTQSQQQQQQSQPQHQMQ, encoded by the coding sequence ATGCCATCCATCCTGTCTTCCAAGCCCTTTACACAAGCACCGATTCCCGAACCTCCCAAGGTCATCTCGACGAAGGACTTGAGCTACCTCAAGGATGCTTTGTCATGGGAACTGATCGCTTTCAAAAAGCTGCATGCTTTCGCACAGCAGGCTACTGATCCTCAGGTCAAGCAATGTCTGGAGCAGCAAGGACAAATGCACCAGCGACACTACCAAAAACTGCTGAGTCACCTGCAAAACAACAACACCGCAGTAATGGCGACCCTTCCGCAGACACAGTCCCAGCAACAGCAACAGCAATCCCAACCACAACATCAAATGCAATAA
- a CDS encoding cupredoxin domain-containing protein, which yields MSRHWYRQLRYPLIALAVTLTLLWTHHHHRLPASYAVATRTHTVTISSAGFVPNQLTAHEGERVSLMIVNTDTRPHNLSIRDLNLTSTELKPTQSTLLQFSAAKRGRYHFVSDAPGYPETGFQGMLVID from the coding sequence ATGTCTCGTCACTGGTATCGGCAGCTTCGTTATCCACTCATCGCTCTGGCTGTGACATTAACGCTACTTTGGACACATCATCACCACCGCCTGCCCGCTTCGTACGCTGTCGCGACGCGGACACATACCGTTACGATTTCTAGCGCTGGCTTTGTGCCCAATCAATTGACTGCACACGAAGGAGAGCGCGTCTCGTTGATGATCGTCAACACCGATACGCGCCCTCACAATCTATCCATTCGTGATCTGAATCTTACATCCACAGAATTGAAGCCAACCCAATCGACTCTCTTACAGTTTTCAGCCGCCAAACGCGGTCGGTATCATTTCGTATCAGACGCACCTGGCTATCCGGAAACAGGCTTCCAAGGCATGCTCGTCATTGACTAG
- a CDS encoding RNA polymerase sigma factor → MQEDIEQRISAIYHAHYQDVYYFLLHFTGNQNDAEDLTQEVFTRVLKGLAGFDGRVTLKTWLFSIAKHAAIDQHRKQKVKSFFSENWLMKLATKEGSPENVLTKRENVRELKQAIQKLAPHYRLVLILRCIEEYSVKETAEILGVSESKVKVNTHRALKLVKEMMDDTEEGGFLNEWARG, encoded by the coding sequence GTGCAGGAGGATATCGAGCAGCGGATTAGCGCGATCTATCATGCTCACTATCAGGACGTTTACTACTTTCTGCTCCATTTTACCGGCAACCAGAATGATGCCGAGGATTTGACGCAGGAGGTTTTTACGAGAGTGTTAAAAGGGCTGGCCGGATTTGATGGCAGAGTCACTCTGAAAACATGGCTCTTCTCCATTGCCAAGCATGCGGCGATCGACCAGCATCGCAAGCAGAAGGTCAAGTCCTTTTTCTCAGAAAACTGGCTGATGAAGCTGGCGACCAAGGAAGGGAGTCCGGAAAACGTCCTGACCAAGAGGGAAAACGTTCGTGAGCTGAAGCAAGCGATCCAAAAGCTAGCGCCCCATTATCGTCTGGTTCTGATTTTGCGCTGCATCGAGGAATACAGCGTCAAGGAGACGGCAGAAATCCTGGGTGTATCGGAATCCAAGGTGAAAGTAAACACCCATCGGGCATTAAAGCTGGTCAAAGAAATGATGGATGATACGGAGGAAGGGGGCTTTCTAAATGAGTGGGCTAGAGGATGA
- a CDS encoding aminotransferase-like domain-containing protein, protein MLTIDWKPDKSSDIPIYAQIVAYIKGKIAGGEWPINSKLPTQRALAQAFDVNRSTVVTALEELKADGFIEATVGSGSVVSNNTWSLLTTAPPPNWLGYVQAGAHLPNSPTIQDINRYEPDPRYIRLGTGELSPSLIPVAEMEEVMASLQGRMTHLGYSEPKGLLPLRQAISDHLRSRGIEASPASILIVSGALQALQLISIGILHRGSAILLEQPSYLFSLPLFQSSGMRLVGVPMDAEGISPQVLARQKQAHNAALLYTISAYHNPTGISLSENRREQVLAACERERLPVLEDDVYGELWLDEPGALPLKARDQSGLVLYLGSLSKTLSPGLRIGWIVGPEPVIERLADVKMQTDYGASAISQWVATEWLTSGRYSRHLDQLRAALRHRRDRMCEWLARWFDDLADWRIPHGGFYIWLRLHQAVSMRKLFTEALAKGVLLNPGFVYDHTDSHHLRLSYVYAEEADMEKALFVLSQLLRGRR, encoded by the coding sequence GTGCTGACGATAGACTGGAAGCCTGACAAATCATCTGACATCCCGATCTACGCGCAGATCGTGGCTTATATTAAGGGGAAAATCGCAGGCGGTGAATGGCCGATCAATAGTAAATTGCCAACACAAAGAGCGTTAGCGCAAGCCTTTGATGTAAACCGCAGTACGGTGGTGACGGCGTTGGAAGAGCTAAAAGCGGATGGATTCATTGAAGCGACAGTAGGCAGTGGCTCCGTCGTTAGCAACAACACATGGTCCTTATTGACGACCGCCCCTCCACCCAATTGGCTAGGCTACGTTCAGGCAGGGGCGCATCTCCCCAACTCGCCGACGATTCAGGATATCAATCGTTATGAGCCAGACCCGAGGTACATTCGCTTGGGGACAGGGGAGCTTTCGCCGAGCTTGATTCCAGTTGCGGAGATGGAAGAGGTCATGGCTAGCTTGCAGGGCAGAATGACTCATCTCGGATATTCGGAGCCAAAAGGGCTGTTGCCTTTGCGCCAGGCGATCAGCGATCATTTGCGGAGCAGGGGGATCGAAGCTTCTCCGGCTTCTATTTTGATCGTTTCGGGGGCCCTTCAAGCTTTGCAGTTGATATCGATTGGCATCCTTCACCGTGGATCTGCCATCTTGCTCGAACAGCCTTCGTATTTATTCTCACTGCCTTTGTTTCAATCCTCGGGAATGCGTCTGGTTGGTGTGCCGATGGATGCGGAAGGAATCTCTCCCCAAGTGCTAGCGAGACAAAAACAGGCGCATAACGCGGCACTGCTCTATACGATTTCGGCTTACCACAATCCGACGGGGATTAGCCTATCAGAGAATCGAAGGGAGCAAGTCCTGGCTGCCTGTGAGCGGGAGAGACTGCCTGTATTGGAAGACGATGTTTATGGAGAATTGTGGTTAGATGAGCCGGGGGCCTTGCCGTTGAAAGCGAGGGATCAGAGCGGGTTAGTCTTGTATTTGGGCAGCTTGTCCAAAACACTCAGTCCGGGGCTGCGGATTGGCTGGATTGTAGGGCCAGAGCCTGTCATTGAACGCCTCGCGGATGTGAAAATGCAAACGGACTACGGAGCAAGTGCTATTTCCCAATGGGTGGCGACAGAATGGCTCACAAGCGGGAGATATTCCCGGCATCTGGATCAGCTAAGAGCGGCACTGCGACACAGAAGGGACAGGATGTGTGAATGGCTTGCCCGCTGGTTTGACGATTTGGCAGATTGGCGTATTCCACATGGCGGTTTTTATATTTGGCTGCGTCTGCATCAGGCGGTTTCGATGCGCAAGCTTTTTACAGAAGCACTGGCAAAAGGTGTCCTGTTAAACCCCGGCTTTGTTTATGATCATACGGATAGTCATCATCTTCGCTTGTCCTACGTGTACGCAGAGGAAGCCGACATGGAAAAGGCGCTGTTTGTATTATCACAGCTTCTGCGTGGCAGGAGATAA
- a CDS encoding MFS transporter: MPESLSAFGLGGAKGRYVSLCALYLFIYYGLGAFAPLITQYYESIHLTGTQIGLISAVAPIVSIVAQPMWGMICDRFQIRKTVLILTLTITGLVGLLFTGVSTFVYVFLLYILLSFFQSAVVPISDSLALGYAKGHGIQFGDIRLWGAIGFALAAFITGLLVEQWGPHVLFYSFCLAFLIAILFLQKVPEEVTEASRFRVSMLAGIRDLARIPRFALFLISSFCMMGSVNANNIWFSLFYQDIGGTVAGIGLAFLLFAGSEAPFMKLAGYIVRRWGLELTLLLSAIFCAMRWFWYSSAPSTTAVIAMFFVQGISVGFYLATAAQFVRENTPASLQVTALAIFFSVGGGLGSMFCNLVAGWMKDSFSVLAIYLFFGIITTIGIIPLLMIKFGRWKQISPDEEVQA; this comes from the coding sequence ATGCCAGAATCACTTTCCGCTTTCGGGCTGGGGGGCGCAAAAGGCAGATACGTAAGTCTTTGCGCCCTTTATCTTTTTATTTACTACGGGCTTGGCGCTTTTGCTCCGCTCATTACGCAATACTACGAATCCATCCATCTAACCGGGACCCAAATTGGTCTCATCAGTGCAGTTGCGCCGATCGTTTCCATTGTGGCACAGCCGATGTGGGGTATGATCTGTGATCGCTTTCAAATTCGCAAAACTGTGCTGATTCTGACATTGACCATCACCGGGTTGGTGGGACTTCTCTTTACGGGTGTCTCTACCTTTGTCTACGTCTTCTTGCTCTACATCCTGTTGTCGTTTTTTCAAAGTGCCGTCGTTCCCATCTCAGATAGCTTGGCTCTCGGTTATGCCAAGGGACATGGCATTCAGTTTGGCGACATTCGCTTGTGGGGAGCAATCGGCTTTGCGTTAGCGGCGTTCATCACCGGTCTTCTCGTTGAGCAGTGGGGGCCACATGTTCTTTTTTACTCGTTTTGCTTGGCGTTTCTGATTGCCATTCTGTTTCTTCAGAAGGTTCCGGAAGAAGTGACAGAGGCTTCGCGGTTTCGTGTCAGTATGCTTGCGGGGATAAGGGATTTGGCCCGAATTCCGCGATTTGCGTTGTTTTTGATTTCATCCTTTTGCATGATGGGCTCAGTAAACGCCAATAATATTTGGTTTTCCCTGTTTTATCAGGATATCGGAGGGACCGTTGCCGGAATCGGTCTTGCCTTCTTGTTGTTTGCAGGCAGTGAGGCTCCTTTTATGAAGCTGGCGGGTTATATTGTCCGCAGGTGGGGATTGGAGCTGACGCTCTTGCTATCTGCGATTTTTTGCGCAATGCGCTGGTTCTGGTATAGCTCAGCTCCAAGTACCACTGCCGTGATTGCCATGTTCTTTGTCCAGGGGATTTCAGTAGGTTTTTATTTGGCAACAGCGGCCCAATTTGTGCGCGAAAATACGCCCGCATCCCTTCAGGTGACGGCGCTGGCCATCTTCTTTTCAGTGGGAGGCGGGCTTGGTTCGATGTTTTGCAATTTAGTAGCAGGGTGGATGAAAGATTCGTTTTCGGTGCTAGCCATTTATTTGTTTTTTGGAATCATCACTACGATCGGGATCATTCCTCTGCTCATGATAAAATTCGGACGGTGGAAGCAAATCTCACCAGACGAAGAAGTGCAAGCCTAG
- a CDS encoding inorganic phosphate transporter, translated as MHTSLPLVIAVIILAVSFDFINGFHDTANAIATTVSTKALPPKIAIGLAAIMNFIGALTFTGVAKTIGGDIADPAKLEFGVLVVMAALLAAILWNLITWWYGIPSSSSHALIGSLVGAVLASAGSAQINWAGFLKIFQALILSPVIALVAAYLMMNLVYFIFSRVMVPPTKVNRGFRLFQIFTAALQSFTHGTNDAQKAMGIIVFALVAADLHADTSTIPFWVQFICALAMGLGTSVGGWKIIKTVGGKITKIEPINGATADLTSSSIIFTFTQLGLPVSSTHVISSGIMGVGAAKRLKSVNWGVAKRIVITWFITLPISALLAAATYLLLHVFI; from the coding sequence ATGCATACGAGCCTTCCTCTTGTTATTGCGGTTATTATCCTGGCTGTTTCCTTTGACTTTATCAACGGATTTCATGATACAGCCAATGCCATTGCAACCACCGTATCCACCAAAGCTCTCCCGCCTAAGATTGCCATTGGCCTGGCGGCTATCATGAATTTTATCGGTGCCCTGACATTTACCGGGGTCGCGAAAACAATCGGTGGAGATATCGCCGATCCAGCCAAGTTGGAATTCGGTGTGCTTGTGGTCATGGCTGCTCTCCTGGCTGCGATCCTTTGGAATTTGATTACGTGGTGGTACGGTATCCCCAGCAGTTCGTCTCACGCTCTCATCGGCTCACTCGTAGGTGCTGTCCTCGCTTCCGCCGGGAGCGCGCAGATCAATTGGGCTGGTTTTTTAAAAATATTCCAGGCGCTCATTTTGTCACCGGTTATCGCGCTGGTTGCCGCTTATCTCATGATGAATTTGGTCTATTTCATTTTCAGTCGGGTCATGGTTCCCCCCACCAAGGTCAATCGGGGTTTTCGCCTCTTTCAAATTTTCACGGCGGCCCTGCAATCCTTTACGCATGGAACGAATGACGCACAGAAAGCGATGGGCATTATCGTGTTCGCGCTTGTAGCCGCAGACCTGCATGCAGATACGAGCACGATTCCTTTCTGGGTGCAGTTCATTTGTGCCCTCGCGATGGGATTGGGAACCTCTGTCGGAGGCTGGAAAATCATCAAGACGGTCGGGGGCAAAATCACCAAGATTGAACCGATTAATGGGGCCACTGCCGATCTCACCTCGTCTTCGATCATTTTTACCTTTACGCAGTTAGGCTTGCCTGTTAGCTCAACCCACGTCATCTCTTCCGGGATCATGGGGGTCGGTGCAGCCAAACGGCTAAAAAGCGTCAATTGGGGCGTTGCCAAACGCATCGTGATCACCTGGTTTATTACGCTTCCGATTTCTGCCTTGCTCGCTGCAGCAACGTATTTGTTGCTACACGTATTTATCTAA
- a CDS encoding ketopantoate reductase family protein: protein MKVLVLGAGGIGGYFGGRLVESGIDVTFLVRERRYKQLQERGLRIQSIHGDLLLEQPQLIQAGEEAGPFDVVLLSNKAYTLEDSVDAIAPYVGEDTVVIPLLNGIAHMELLWGRFGRERVLGGLCFIETTLNADGDVVQTSPIHDAVFGEWEGGKSERVERIEQAFSKINGTMRASANIQREAWHKYLFIATFSGITTLMNSAVGPIRDSAWGVELTRQLAEEIASVMNALEAPIKPDIVDKQMETFQNQRPQTKSSMLRDMEKGLPVEADHLQGYLLERAKQKGLSTPLLKVVYNNLKVYEQKRAGDK, encoded by the coding sequence ATGAAGGTTCTCGTACTGGGAGCGGGGGGCATTGGCGGTTATTTTGGTGGCAGGCTGGTTGAATCGGGGATAGATGTAACATTTCTTGTGCGCGAACGTAGATACAAACAGCTGCAAGAGCGAGGCTTGCGCATTCAGAGCATTCATGGGGATTTGCTTCTGGAGCAGCCGCAACTGATCCAAGCGGGTGAGGAAGCAGGTCCATTTGATGTTGTGCTATTGTCCAACAAAGCTTACACGCTGGAAGATAGCGTCGATGCCATTGCTCCTTACGTAGGCGAGGACACAGTCGTCATTCCGCTGTTGAACGGAATCGCGCATATGGAGCTGCTGTGGGGTCGTTTTGGCCGGGAGCGCGTGCTCGGAGGTCTTTGTTTCATTGAGACGACGCTGAATGCTGACGGAGATGTCGTGCAGACAAGTCCTATTCATGATGCGGTTTTCGGTGAGTGGGAAGGCGGCAAAAGCGAGCGTGTAGAGCGAATCGAGCAAGCCTTTTCCAAGATCAACGGAACGATGCGTGCAAGTGCAAATATTCAACGGGAAGCTTGGCACAAATACTTGTTTATTGCGACGTTTTCCGGTATTACCACACTGATGAATTCCGCGGTTGGACCAATCCGGGATTCGGCTTGGGGCGTAGAGCTGACACGTCAGCTCGCTGAGGAAATTGCTTCTGTCATGAACGCTTTGGAGGCACCAATCAAGCCGGATATCGTCGACAAGCAGATGGAGACTTTCCAAAATCAGCGTCCTCAAACGAAATCGTCGATGCTGCGTGATATGGAAAAAGGTCTTCCGGTGGAAGCGGATCATCTTCAAGGCTATCTCTTGGAGAGAGCAAAACAAAAAGGCTTGTCCACACCGCTTTTAAAAGTTGTCTACAATAATCTGAAGGTTTATGAACAGAAGCGTGCAGGAGACAAATAA
- the proC gene encoding pyrroline-5-carboxylate reductase encodes MSNQTTAITEGRIGFLGAGSIVEAMLSGIVKKGLLPSERISVTNRNNMERLEQLANDYGVTAAQDKFDVVRSSDILILAIKPKDAAEALQDLRGVVRSDQLIISVVAGVSTSLIGQWVGAECPIIRTMPNTSSAVGLSATGMCANPFVQEEHRELATKLFEAIGTVYEVAEEELDIITGLSGSGPAYIYYLVEAMMGAGATAGLDREMARQLTLQTVIGAAHMLLDTREEPSILRQKVTSPGGTTQAGLEVLEAYQFQEAVTAAILRAAERSREMGAQYQ; translated from the coding sequence ATGAGTAACCAAACAACAGCGATTACAGAAGGGCGGATCGGCTTTCTCGGTGCAGGCTCGATCGTGGAGGCCATGCTTTCCGGTATCGTAAAGAAAGGCTTACTCCCTTCTGAGCGTATTTCCGTCACCAACCGCAACAACATGGAGCGTTTGGAGCAGTTGGCAAATGACTACGGGGTAACTGCTGCCCAGGACAAATTTGACGTAGTCCGCTCTTCCGATATTTTGATTTTGGCCATCAAGCCGAAGGATGCAGCAGAGGCTTTGCAGGATTTACGTGGGGTCGTTCGTTCTGACCAATTGATCATTTCGGTGGTCGCTGGCGTCTCTACCAGCTTGATCGGACAGTGGGTCGGTGCAGAGTGCCCGATCATCCGCACAATGCCCAATACATCGTCTGCGGTTGGTCTGTCTGCTACAGGAATGTGTGCGAATCCTTTTGTCCAGGAAGAGCACCGCGAACTGGCTACCAAACTTTTCGAAGCAATTGGCACCGTATATGAAGTCGCCGAGGAAGAGCTGGATATCATTACTGGATTGTCTGGAAGCGGTCCTGCTTACATTTACTATTTGGTCGAAGCCATGATGGGGGCGGGTGCCACAGCGGGACTGGATCGGGAAATGGCACGCCAATTAACACTGCAAACCGTGATTGGCGCGGCACATATGCTGCTCGATACACGCGAAGAGCCTTCCATTCTCCGCCAAAAAGTAACGAGTCCGGGTGGAACGACCCAGGCAGGACTGGAAGTATTGGAAGCCTATCAATTCCAGGAAGCCGTCACTGCAGCCATTCTTCGTGCTGCGGAAAGATCGCGGGAGATGGGGGCACAATATCAGTAA
- a CDS encoding LysE/ArgO family amino acid transporter, with product MLEAILHGFVLAFGLILPLGAQNVFVFNQGALQPTLLRAMPVVLTAALCDTLLILLAVLGVSLVVLTVTWLKTVLYIVGFFFLVYMGYLTWRSRPNTEDEEKERFSAKKQIMFAASVSLLNPHAILDTIGVIGTSSLSYTGTEKWGFTISCILVSCLWFFGLSVAGRTAGRLDRSGKLQRGLNMVSAVIMWGVAAYMAAQLLLT from the coding sequence ATGCTGGAAGCGATTTTGCACGGTTTTGTGCTTGCTTTTGGACTTATTTTACCGCTCGGCGCACAAAATGTTTTCGTTTTTAATCAGGGGGCTCTACAACCTACATTACTTCGCGCCATGCCTGTCGTACTGACTGCGGCACTCTGTGATACGCTGCTCATTTTATTGGCGGTATTGGGAGTCTCTTTGGTCGTATTGACAGTCACATGGCTGAAAACGGTTCTGTATATCGTCGGCTTCTTCTTTTTGGTGTACATGGGGTATTTAACTTGGCGCAGCCGTCCAAATACGGAGGATGAAGAAAAAGAGCGCTTTTCGGCCAAAAAACAGATCATGTTTGCTGCCTCTGTCTCCCTGTTGAACCCGCATGCGATTCTCGATACGATCGGCGTGATCGGCACCAGTTCACTCAGTTATACCGGAACAGAAAAATGGGGCTTTACGATTTCCTGTATCCTCGTATCCTGCCTCTGGTTTTTTGGCCTTTCCGTAGCTGGTCGCACGGCAGGACGATTGGACCGTTCTGGAAAATTGCAGCGCGGCCTCAACATGGTTTCAGCTGTGATTATGTGGGGAGTGGCCGCCTATATGGCAGCCCAATTACTCTTAACGTAA
- a CDS encoding DUF4825 domain-containing protein yields MTSLRNKIILALVLIGVVLFMVIQIMIIPENEAQSEQYQLAQQSPLTHDLESILPYKNKYMGATSNLVMFNHLPLDQLKRTFQLRPEKFTIEIHYEDKTTDVEAKLFKQAMLYNSVSAFALVDNLQTIEYRFSDTTIVAARVAIQGLFGEDLASLLTKEKWKTGVQDKLRDDQFVEEGMMEIERI; encoded by the coding sequence GTGACGTCATTGCGAAATAAAATCATACTTGCCTTGGTTCTTATCGGGGTTGTCCTGTTCATGGTCATTCAGATCATGATTATCCCGGAGAACGAAGCTCAATCCGAGCAATATCAATTGGCTCAGCAAAGCCCGCTGACTCACGATTTGGAATCTATTTTGCCATACAAAAACAAATACATGGGCGCTACTTCGAATCTGGTCATGTTCAATCATCTGCCGTTGGATCAGCTCAAGAGAACCTTTCAGCTTCGTCCGGAGAAGTTTACGATTGAGATCCATTACGAGGACAAGACGACCGATGTCGAGGCAAAATTGTTCAAGCAAGCGATGCTGTATAACTCCGTGTCAGCCTTTGCGCTGGTAGACAATTTGCAAACAATCGAATATCGTTTTTCAGATACTACGATTGTTGCCGCACGAGTTGCTATTCAAGGTCTCTTCGGTGAGGATTTGGCATCGCTGTTGACAAAAGAAAAGTGGAAGACAGGTGTGCAGGACAAGTTGCGGGATGACCAATTTGTTGAAGAGGGAATGATGGAAATAGAGCGTATATAG